One window of the Amycolatopsis mediterranei genome contains the following:
- a CDS encoding threonine synthase has translation MEYWYTDERSGARYPGDPLRWRGDDGAPLTVAARPGLRPEDVDTGVRSLWRYRAALPGDLRPVSLGEGCTPLVPQVWGDAEVRFKLEWFSPTGSFKDRGTSVMVSALAGAGVRELLEDSSGNGGSSVAAYSAAAGIAATVLAPAGTSPAKVLQTRAYGAAVELVPGTRDDTAAEAVRRSEATTYASHNWHPFFLQGTKTLAYELWEDLGFRAPDAVVTAAGAGSIVLGCDLGFGELLAAGSIARRPRLLVAQPRNCSPVDAACHDREPPEFAPTIAEGTAIRRPVRLPEVVAAIRRSGGDTAAITEDAIAAAARRLASLGLYAEPTSATAAAAIDVFRARGAIRPGETTVVVLTGSGLKAADKLRELIG, from the coding sequence GTGGAGTATTGGTACACCGACGAGCGGTCAGGGGCGCGGTACCCCGGTGATCCGCTGCGCTGGCGTGGTGACGACGGTGCCCCGCTCACCGTCGCCGCCCGGCCCGGCCTGCGCCCGGAGGACGTCGACACCGGCGTCCGCTCGCTCTGGCGCTACCGGGCGGCGCTGCCCGGCGACCTCCGCCCGGTGTCGCTCGGGGAAGGCTGCACCCCGCTCGTCCCGCAGGTGTGGGGCGACGCCGAGGTCCGGTTCAAGCTCGAATGGTTCAGCCCGACCGGCAGCTTCAAGGACCGCGGCACCAGCGTCATGGTCTCCGCGCTGGCCGGCGCCGGGGTGCGCGAGCTGCTGGAGGACAGCTCCGGCAACGGCGGCTCGTCGGTGGCGGCCTACAGCGCCGCGGCTGGGATCGCGGCGACCGTCCTCGCTCCGGCGGGGACGTCGCCGGCGAAGGTGCTGCAGACCCGCGCGTACGGCGCGGCCGTCGAGCTGGTGCCGGGCACCCGCGACGACACGGCCGCCGAAGCCGTCCGCCGCTCGGAGGCCACCACCTACGCCAGCCACAACTGGCACCCGTTCTTCCTGCAGGGCACCAAGACCCTGGCCTACGAGCTGTGGGAGGACCTCGGGTTCCGCGCGCCGGACGCCGTCGTCACGGCGGCCGGCGCCGGCAGCATCGTGCTGGGCTGCGATCTGGGGTTCGGGGAGCTGCTGGCCGCCGGGTCCATCGCGCGGCGCCCGCGCCTGCTCGTCGCCCAGCCGCGGAACTGCTCCCCCGTCGACGCGGCCTGCCACGACCGGGAGCCGCCGGAGTTCGCCCCGACCATCGCCGAGGGGACGGCGATCCGCCGTCCGGTGCGGCTGCCCGAAGTCGTCGCGGCGATCCGGCGCTCGGGCGGGGACACCGCGGCGATCACCGAAGACGCCATCGCCGCGGCGGCCCGCCGCCTGGCGTCCCTCGGCCTCTACGCGGAGCCGACCAGCGCGACCGCCGCGGCGGCGATCGACGTCTTCCGCGCGCGGGGTGCCATCCGGCCCGGCGAGACCACGGTGGTCGTGCTCACCGGCTCGGGCCTGAAGGCGGCTGACAAGCTGAGGGAGCTGATCGGATGA
- a CDS encoding type I polyketide synthase, with the protein MRLSKDDSVPAELVVAVSPLRWPSARGVAAAARGGGLGVLDLTARVAAAADELALLGEWGVPAFGVRLARPADLPDAVTTVLLTEDAACTPRDFPGRRVLAEVTSRAAAVRAVAAGADGLIARGHECGGRIGELSTFVLLQALLDDDGLGVPVWAAGGIGPHTAAAAVAGGAAGVVVDTQLALLPEAELPSALTTAVTGLDGSETTVADGVRVLARRGTEPLEAGQDVFLATRFRDRWGTVTAAVRGLAEAVGAALRVPDAVLGPGSAGSRAFGTALPVVQGPMTRVSDQPAFAAEVAAGGALPFIALALSGPEQTREVLERTRAAVGDAPWGVGVLGFAADDVKAAQLAVIRELRPTHAIIAGGRPAQAVALEDAGIATFLHVPSPGLLKQFLEAGARKFVFEGSECGGHVGPRTSFPLWEAQLGVLADFLAATPAAAADLQLLFAGGIHDERSAAMVAALAAPVAARGAAIGVLMGTAYLFTREAVDAGAVLPLFQRRLLEADRTDLLETAPGHATRCVRSPFTEEYAAIKADLAERGVPSRDAWEHLETLNVGRLRLASKGIERVGAELRDVAEDRQLAEGMFMAGEVAVLRSAVTTIADLHHSVGEGANAFLRARAAVFGVTEAEPPAPEPLEIAIVGMACMFPQAPDLAAFWANVLAGADAVTEVPPQRWDTALYYDPDGQGERTPSRWGGFLPEIGFDPLKYGIPPSSLASIEPVQLLALEAAHRALADAGYADRAFDRTRTSVVFGAEAGSDLSNAMTLRSVLPSYLGALPSELDERLPKITEDSFPGVLANVIAGRIANRLDLGGANYTVDAACASSLTAVDVACKELTAGTSDLVLCGGADLHNGINDYLLFASAHALSPTGRSATFDSAADGIALGEGVACIALKRLADAERDGDRVYAVIKGVGAASDGRALGLTAPRPEGQHTALTRAYRNAGVSPARVGLVEAHGTGTVVGDRTELGTLTKVFTEAGAAPGGCTIGSVKSQIGHTKCAAGLAGLIKAALAVHTGVKPPTLHLTSPNPAWDPSTSPFVFQSAAQPWTAPPAERLAGVSAFGFGGTNFHVVLGAHDSVPPAQAADEWPAELFTFTTESAARELLAMASEVSSPWRLRDLALAAAQRAQGRPARLAVVASTVDELTGLLREALAGHDARGVFRADDAVAGEVAVLFPGQGSQQPGMFAELFVTFPELQRYLRLDPATAEVVFGPAVFGETARRDAVERVTDTRVAQPALGLAGLAAFRLLSRAGVRPAMLGGHSYGELTALAAAGALTPEALLHASHARAGAIVDAVPADDPGAMAAVSAGAAETGKVLADAGLDAVVLANHNSPKQTVISGPTADVEAAVGHLRAAGLGAKRIQVACAFHSSLVAPAGEAFGRALDAIGVVRPAVPVYGNRTAGPYPADPDAIRGELAAQLGAPVRFVEQVEAMYAAGARVFVEAGPGAVLAKQVAAILGDRPHRTVGFEQPGRRGLPGFLGALAQLAVAGVTIETGWLFRGRDAVDAFAAPRPKRPGWTVDGHLLRTADGTIPAGALRPAERVSFGVTAAAPQAATSEAMVADFLRTSREMIAAQRDVLLGFLGTEAPLPVSAPIPVPVIEPPVVVPVAAPRTASVLETVVEVIGARTGYPVEMIEPDLDLEADLSVDSIKRAEIAGELASRLGLAGGDVEEFAKARTAAAIAELIGDERPAAEPEAASVLATVVAVIGERTGYPVEMIEPDLDLEADLSVDSIKRAEIAGELATRLNLDTGGDVEELAKARTAAAIAELIDGERPNVALVALDAPKATLGALSAPKATLGRLEPAEPAPLIVAPKRLVMAEIDLPAAEAPDVTGRKFLLLGRGPLAEAVRAHLTGLGASAEIADEVRPGFDGILRLPGDGPVLPAAFPQYQAALARKPAWLLTAGPGEGLRGFHRSLAREYPDTLTRVVELFPAETPEVQAAALVEELSTTDREPVVVREGPHRRGFRMAEQDLGPLGSSGAGPAGDGAAEAAAIGLDRDSVVLLVGGAKGITARFAATLAGAARCRIELLGRTPVPAAEDEHPQAMTTEDLRAALISAGLKRPAEIERTVRRIRSEREVRQTLARLEALGSPVRYQSVDMLDAEAVHRAVKEIHAEHGRLDGIVYAAGVIEDKLVAEKTPESFERVYGTKVDGARTLLEATADLPDEPAFVVLFGSIAATLGNRGQTDYAAANDALEALGRRWPAGRAVTVHWGPWAPTGEHDGMVTPELMRDYARRGIALIDPEEGSLGLLRELAWGRADTGAVVHTASGW; encoded by the coding sequence ATGCGTCTCTCGAAAGACGACTCCGTGCCGGCCGAGCTGGTCGTCGCCGTGTCGCCGCTGCGATGGCCGTCGGCGCGCGGGGTCGCCGCCGCGGCGCGCGGGGGCGGGCTCGGCGTGCTCGACCTGACGGCCCGGGTCGCCGCGGCGGCGGACGAGCTCGCGCTGCTGGGGGAATGGGGTGTCCCGGCGTTCGGGGTCCGGCTGGCGCGGCCGGCGGACCTGCCCGATGCCGTGACGACCGTGCTGCTGACCGAAGACGCCGCCTGCACGCCGCGGGACTTCCCGGGCCGGCGGGTGCTGGCCGAAGTCACTTCCCGCGCGGCGGCTGTCCGGGCGGTCGCCGCCGGTGCCGACGGCCTGATCGCCCGCGGGCACGAATGCGGCGGCCGGATCGGGGAACTGTCCACCTTTGTGCTGCTGCAGGCCCTGCTCGATGACGACGGCCTCGGCGTCCCGGTGTGGGCCGCGGGCGGCATCGGACCGCACACCGCCGCGGCCGCCGTCGCGGGTGGCGCGGCCGGCGTCGTCGTCGACACCCAGCTCGCCCTGCTGCCGGAAGCCGAACTGCCCTCGGCCCTGACCACCGCCGTCACCGGCCTCGACGGCTCGGAAACGACCGTCGCCGACGGCGTCCGCGTGCTGGCCCGGCGGGGCACCGAGCCCCTCGAAGCGGGTCAGGACGTCTTCCTCGCCACCCGGTTCCGGGACCGCTGGGGCACCGTGACCGCGGCGGTGCGCGGCCTGGCGGAAGCCGTCGGCGCGGCCCTGCGCGTACCGGACGCGGTGCTGGGCCCCGGCAGCGCGGGCAGCCGGGCGTTCGGCACGGCGCTGCCGGTCGTCCAGGGGCCGATGACCCGGGTCAGCGACCAGCCCGCCTTCGCGGCCGAGGTCGCCGCGGGCGGCGCGCTGCCGTTCATCGCGCTGGCCCTGTCCGGCCCGGAGCAGACCCGCGAAGTGCTGGAACGGACCCGCGCGGCGGTGGGCGACGCACCCTGGGGCGTCGGTGTCCTCGGCTTCGCCGCCGACGACGTCAAGGCCGCGCAGCTGGCGGTCATCCGCGAACTGCGTCCCACGCACGCGATCATCGCCGGCGGCCGCCCCGCCCAGGCCGTGGCCCTGGAAGACGCCGGCATCGCCACGTTCCTGCATGTGCCCTCGCCGGGACTGCTGAAGCAGTTCCTCGAGGCGGGCGCCCGCAAGTTCGTCTTCGAAGGCTCCGAGTGCGGCGGCCACGTCGGCCCGCGGACCAGCTTCCCGTTGTGGGAGGCCCAGCTCGGCGTGCTCGCCGACTTCCTCGCGGCCACCCCGGCCGCGGCCGCGGACCTGCAGCTGCTGTTCGCCGGGGGCATCCACGACGAGCGCTCGGCCGCGATGGTGGCCGCCCTCGCCGCGCCGGTGGCCGCGCGCGGGGCGGCGATCGGGGTGCTGATGGGCACCGCCTACCTCTTCACCCGCGAGGCCGTCGACGCGGGCGCCGTGCTCCCGCTGTTCCAGCGCCGGCTCCTCGAAGCCGACCGGACCGACCTCCTCGAAACCGCGCCGGGTCACGCCACCCGCTGCGTGCGCAGCCCGTTCACCGAGGAGTACGCCGCGATCAAGGCGGACCTCGCCGAGCGCGGCGTGCCGAGCCGCGACGCCTGGGAGCACCTGGAAACCCTCAACGTCGGACGGCTCCGGCTGGCGAGCAAGGGCATCGAACGCGTCGGCGCCGAGCTGCGGGACGTCGCCGAAGACCGTCAGCTGGCCGAAGGCATGTTCATGGCGGGCGAGGTCGCCGTGCTGCGCTCGGCCGTCACCACGATCGCGGATCTGCACCACTCGGTGGGCGAAGGGGCGAATGCGTTCCTGCGCGCGCGGGCCGCCGTGTTCGGCGTCACCGAGGCGGAGCCGCCCGCGCCCGAGCCGCTCGAGATCGCGATCGTCGGCATGGCCTGCATGTTCCCGCAGGCTCCCGACCTGGCCGCGTTCTGGGCGAACGTCCTGGCCGGCGCCGACGCGGTCACCGAAGTGCCCCCGCAGCGTTGGGACACCGCCCTGTACTACGACCCCGACGGCCAAGGCGAGCGGACGCCGTCGCGCTGGGGCGGGTTCCTCCCGGAAATCGGCTTCGACCCGCTGAAGTACGGCATCCCGCCGTCGTCGCTGGCCAGCATCGAGCCCGTGCAGCTGCTGGCACTGGAGGCCGCGCACCGCGCACTGGCCGACGCGGGCTACGCCGACCGCGCGTTCGACCGGACGCGGACGTCGGTCGTCTTCGGCGCCGAAGCCGGCAGCGACCTGTCGAACGCGATGACGCTGCGCTCGGTGCTGCCGTCCTACCTGGGCGCACTGCCGTCCGAACTGGACGAACGGCTGCCGAAGATCACCGAAGACTCCTTCCCGGGCGTGCTCGCCAACGTGATCGCCGGGCGGATCGCCAACCGGCTCGACCTGGGCGGGGCCAACTACACCGTCGACGCCGCGTGCGCGTCCTCGCTGACCGCGGTCGACGTCGCCTGCAAGGAACTGACCGCGGGCACCAGCGACCTCGTCCTCTGCGGCGGTGCCGACCTGCACAACGGCATCAACGACTACCTCCTGTTCGCTTCGGCGCACGCGCTCTCGCCGACCGGGCGGTCGGCGACGTTCGACAGCGCGGCCGACGGCATCGCGCTCGGCGAGGGCGTCGCGTGCATCGCCCTGAAGCGCCTCGCCGACGCCGAACGCGACGGCGACCGGGTGTACGCCGTGATCAAGGGGGTCGGCGCGGCTTCCGACGGCCGCGCGCTCGGCCTGACCGCGCCCCGGCCCGAGGGCCAGCACACCGCGCTGACCCGCGCCTACCGCAACGCCGGCGTCTCGCCCGCGCGCGTCGGGCTCGTCGAGGCGCACGGCACCGGCACCGTCGTCGGGGACCGGACCGAGCTCGGCACGCTGACGAAGGTGTTCACCGAGGCCGGCGCCGCGCCGGGCGGGTGCACGATCGGCTCGGTGAAGTCGCAGATCGGGCACACCAAGTGCGCCGCGGGCCTGGCCGGGCTGATCAAGGCCGCACTGGCGGTGCACACCGGCGTCAAACCGCCGACGCTGCACCTGACGTCGCCGAACCCGGCGTGGGACCCTTCGACGAGCCCCTTCGTCTTCCAGTCGGCGGCGCAGCCGTGGACCGCGCCGCCGGCCGAGCGGCTCGCCGGGGTAAGCGCCTTCGGCTTCGGCGGCACCAACTTCCACGTCGTGCTCGGCGCGCACGACAGCGTGCCACCCGCGCAGGCCGCGGACGAGTGGCCCGCCGAGCTGTTCACCTTCACGACGGAGTCGGCGGCGCGGGAGCTGCTGGCCATGGCTTCGGAAGTCTCGTCGCCGTGGCGGCTGCGGGACTTGGCGCTGGCGGCGGCCCAGCGGGCGCAAGGACGTCCGGCACGGCTCGCCGTCGTCGCGTCCACTGTGGATGAACTGACCGGGCTGCTGCGGGAGGCACTGGCCGGCCACGACGCACGCGGTGTGTTCCGCGCGGACGACGCCGTGGCGGGCGAGGTCGCGGTGCTGTTCCCCGGGCAGGGCAGCCAGCAGCCGGGCATGTTCGCCGAGCTGTTCGTCACCTTCCCCGAGCTGCAGCGGTACCTGCGGCTCGACCCGGCAACGGCCGAGGTCGTCTTCGGCCCGGCGGTGTTCGGGGAGACGGCGCGGCGGGACGCCGTCGAGCGGGTCACCGATACGCGCGTCGCCCAGCCCGCGCTCGGGCTGGCCGGGCTGGCCGCGTTCCGCCTGCTGAGCCGCGCCGGCGTGCGGCCCGCGATGCTGGGCGGCCACAGCTACGGCGAGCTGACAGCGCTGGCCGCGGCGGGCGCCCTTACGCCGGAAGCCCTGCTGCACGCCAGCCACGCCCGGGCCGGCGCGATCGTCGACGCGGTGCCGGCGGACGACCCGGGCGCGATGGCGGCGGTCTCGGCGGGGGCCGCGGAAACCGGGAAGGTCCTCGCCGACGCGGGACTCGATGCCGTCGTCCTGGCCAACCACAACTCGCCCAAGCAGACGGTGATCTCCGGGCCCACCGCCGACGTCGAAGCCGCCGTCGGGCACCTGCGGGCCGCCGGGCTCGGCGCGAAGCGGATCCAGGTCGCGTGTGCGTTCCACAGCTCGCTGGTGGCGCCGGCGGGGGAGGCGTTCGGCCGGGCCCTGGACGCGATCGGCGTCGTGCGGCCCGCGGTCCCGGTGTACGGCAACCGGACGGCCGGGCCGTACCCGGCGGACCCGGACGCGATCCGCGGCGAGCTGGCCGCCCAGCTGGGTGCGCCGGTCCGGTTCGTGGAGCAGGTCGAGGCGATGTACGCGGCCGGGGCGCGGGTGTTCGTCGAGGCCGGGCCCGGGGCCGTGCTGGCCAAGCAGGTCGCCGCCATCCTCGGCGACCGGCCGCACCGGACGGTCGGCTTCGAACAGCCGGGCCGCCGCGGCCTGCCGGGCTTCCTCGGCGCGCTGGCGCAGCTGGCGGTGGCCGGGGTGACCATCGAGACGGGCTGGCTGTTCCGCGGCCGCGACGCGGTCGACGCGTTCGCCGCACCCCGTCCGAAGCGTCCCGGGTGGACGGTCGACGGCCACCTGCTCCGCACGGCGGACGGCACGATCCCGGCCGGCGCCCTCCGCCCGGCGGAGCGGGTCTCGTTCGGGGTGACGGCCGCGGCCCCGCAGGCGGCGACGTCGGAGGCGATGGTCGCGGACTTCCTGCGCACGAGCCGCGAGATGATCGCCGCCCAGCGTGACGTGCTCCTGGGCTTCCTCGGCACCGAAGCTCCCCTGCCGGTTTCGGCCCCGATCCCGGTGCCGGTCATCGAGCCGCCCGTGGTCGTTCCGGTCGCGGCGCCCAGGACGGCCTCGGTGCTGGAGACGGTGGTCGAGGTGATCGGGGCGCGGACGGGGTATCCGGTGGAGATGATCGAGCCGGACCTCGATCTGGAAGCCGACCTGAGCGTGGATTCGATCAAGCGGGCCGAAATCGCCGGCGAGCTGGCGTCCCGGCTGGGGCTCGCCGGTGGAGACGTGGAGGAGTTCGCGAAAGCCCGCACGGCCGCGGCGATCGCCGAGCTGATCGGTGACGAACGTCCCGCTGCGGAGCCGGAAGCGGCCTCGGTGCTGGCGACCGTCGTGGCGGTGATCGGCGAGCGGACCGGGTATCCGGTGGAGATGATCGAGCCGGACCTCGATCTGGAAGCCGACCTGAGCGTCGACTCGATCAAGCGGGCCGAGATCGCCGGGGAACTGGCCACCCGCCTGAACCTCGACACGGGCGGCGACGTCGAGGAGCTGGCCAAAGCCCGGACGGCCGCGGCGATCGCGGAGCTCATCGACGGCGAGCGCCCCAATGTGGCCTTGGTTGCGTTGGACGCACCGAAGGCCACATTGGGTGCGTTGAGCGCACCCAAGGCCACATTGGGGCGCTTGGAGCCCGCCGAGCCCGCGCCGCTCATCGTTGCGCCGAAACGCCTGGTGATGGCCGAAATCGACCTCCCTGCCGCCGAAGCCCCCGATGTCACCGGGCGGAAGTTCCTGCTTCTGGGCCGCGGCCCGCTCGCCGAGGCCGTCCGGGCGCACCTCACCGGGCTCGGCGCGTCCGCCGAGATCGCCGACGAGGTCCGTCCCGGGTTCGACGGGATCCTTCGCCTGCCGGGCGACGGACCGGTGCTGCCCGCCGCCTTCCCGCAGTACCAGGCCGCTCTCGCGAGGAAGCCCGCCTGGCTGCTGACCGCCGGACCCGGCGAGGGCCTGCGCGGCTTCCACCGCAGCCTCGCCCGCGAATACCCGGACACCCTCACCCGCGTGGTCGAGCTGTTCCCGGCCGAAACGCCCGAGGTCCAGGCGGCCGCGCTGGTCGAAGAACTGTCCACAACAGACCGCGAACCGGTCGTCGTCCGCGAAGGCCCGCACCGCAGAGGCTTCCGGATGGCCGAGCAGGACCTCGGCCCGCTCGGCAGCAGCGGTGCAGGCCCCGCAGGCGACGGCGCCGCCGAAGCCGCCGCGATCGGGCTGGACCGCGACTCGGTGGTCCTGCTCGTCGGGGGCGCCAAGGGCATCACCGCCCGGTTCGCCGCGACCCTCGCCGGCGCCGCCCGCTGCCGGATCGAACTGCTCGGGCGGACGCCGGTCCCGGCGGCGGAAGACGAACACCCCCAAGCCATGACCACCGAGGACCTCCGCGCCGCGCTCATCAGCGCCGGGCTGAAGCGCCCCGCCGAAATCGAACGGACGGTCCGCCGGATCCGGAGCGAACGCGAAGTCCGGCAGACCCTGGCCCGCCTCGAAGCCCTCGGCAGCCCGGTGCGCTACCAGTCGGTCGACATGCTCGACGCCGAAGCCGTGCACCGCGCGGTCAAGGAGATCCACGCCGAGCACGGCCGCCTCGACGGCATCGTCTACGCGGCCGGCGTGATCGAGGACAAGCTCGTCGCCGAGAAGACGCCGGAGTCGTTCGAGCGCGTGTACGGCACCAAGGTCGACGGGGCCCGCACCCTCCTGGAGGCGACCGCCGACCTGCCCGACGAGCCGGCGTTCGTGGTCCTGTTCGGCAGCATCGCCGCCACCCTCGGCAACCGCGGCCAGACCGACTACGCCGCCGCCAACGACGCCCTCGAGGCGCTGGGCCGGCGGTGGCCCGCCGGGCGCGCGGTGACCGTCCACTGGGGACCGTGGGCGCCGACCGGCGAGCACGACGGCATGGTGACGCCCGAGCTGATGCGCGACTACGCCCGCCGCGGCATCGCGCTGATCGACCCGGAGGAGGGCAGCCTCGGCCTGCTGCGCGAGCTGGCGTGGGGCCGCGCCGACACCGGCGCCGTCGTCCACACCGCGTCCGGGTGGTGA